tttataaaatgaaaaaaccaAAACTCCGTATTCTAATACCTTGTTCATCTCCACCGATGACGTTTACTGGAATTGGaaagaaaacattgtttaaaaacgATGGGAAGGATAAGTGCACATGACAGAGAAGGGAACACATATTAAGAGAAAGTATActttgttgattaaaggtaggcaacgcatctgcaaatgctGATGTCTATAGgtagcggtcacttcgctatttttgCGAATTAACTTGGCCGCTTACTTGTTTGCCAACTTACactataaactaaaaaatgtttatcgactgttttcaaaaaataattaattaatcatattaatcataatatgtacatattaaattaataaggtaCACACCTGAGCCTGGGTCTTGGTCAACAACGTCCACTGaaagttaaagaaaattataagctTTCGAGCCGTTAACCGATGacgacattttattttgaaaacagtTTGTCACTGGAAATGATTCATGGGAAAAAGTTGATTATCCGAAAGAATTGTCATTTCTAAAAAACTTTGTTCCAAagatttgttgttgtttttgattaatggaatgacgatatgtttatgTGCAGGTTTGTCAACAATGGAAACCCATGGCAACACGTAACTGAAATTgttgaaaattgatattttttttttttgtcgctATGGACCTCTGACATGATCAGAGactttttatatctatgttCTCTTGCATACCATTTCTCGCTTTTTTGCCTCTCGCaaaattgatatattaaaaacgaaaagatgttaattaaaaattaatatctgaCCTTGTGGACGCGCTGACACAAGAGCGATCAACGCAATGAGAGCCAAAATTacctgaaaattataaaattgaacttaataaaaaaattatgttcctTTATTTGATCTCGGTGTATGTTCTTCTCCTTTAAAGAATATAgtgattgaaataatttaaatcaaaacttaCTGTAAACTTAGacatattgttttcaaatCTGTGAACACAACtgaacagttttatttttgttaagtttcttgtaataaatcttatatactTGTgacacaattatttaaaaaataacgctTGATAACCTCTTAAACTTGATAATTCCGTACATCTTGCGATAAACCTGTATTACAGACCGTTTTTAGAAATCATAAAACTCTGTCAGTGTAACCGTCGATCGATTTTAAATTCTGGCATTGTATAATCCGGCTAGGAGTATAAACAGTGAGCCAAGTGTCGTCGTTGTCAGCTGATTGACATCCCTACCGAGAAGCTCGATCCTTACCTAAGTTGAGATTACAAGCCAACAAGTTATTCTAGAAAATTGAGATAGAATCagagaaatttttattaataatgtccggttttattatcttaaatgtCCTTGTGTCTCGCAAACGAAGGAAAAAAGTCGTCTGTCAAACGACTTTTCAACTTCTAAAGTCCTTGATGAACCttgaactttaattaaattaaattaaaatttaaccaaATTATATACGTTACggttctttattatttaatatttacaataacatatcTATCtccttaaaaaaacaaaagcgaTAACTCTTtccgtataaataaaaaggtcaTAGAGTTATTGCGTTAACTACATTCCGAGTGATTCGAGGAAATGATATTAAATCGACACGAACGTGATCATGTATTTAAGACGTGAGATTAAATTATACTAACTGTGCCATAATTCAGGTTAAGAGCATCAATTTTGgctctttataataataataagcaaGCAAACTCCGACCAAAGGACTAAAATGTCCTAATACACTAAAAAGCGGAAAGATACCATGTTATAGTAAGAGAATAATTACCTTCATCTACTCGTATAAAGTGAAAGATAACAGGaacaattattacatttaaacattacatttttccTTGTCCAATCTGTTGTTGGTTATGGTACTagatattttatgatatttaaatcCTACAGGCGCTTTTTAAAGTAATCtcgtttattttagtaattttaatcatcATCTAAGCAAAGATTTTTGTCCTACTTGTTGGACAGCTAACATTTTTCGTGTTAGctttttgttaatatgtaaatacataaatacacaatacttcaatatttttagtgtctaaacaaaatgttacgtGGAAGGTTacctttaaatacaaaaaatattaggcTTTGATCACTATCtggagtaaatatttttatagccattttaataatgcatttaatatttagcaATTTGACTTAAACGAGTAatgttaaaatctttaaacagGAAATTTCCTTGGATTcaaggtttcattttattctttgatAAATGATTCATcacttatatattattaaaatgacacttatttttgttaaagtaTGGTAACCTGTGTATTAACTTCATGAAATTGTATTGCGTAAAtacttagcgactaaaattgccgggtttcgaagatttacgttgcctcgTGTACGAAGGGCATAGCTGAAGGCCGCGACTTTCGAGGAGggttctaaataaaaaaaaacggaaaGGATTTTCATTAAGTAAAGGCTTGCTGAAGGAATAATATTTCTCcaaacaaactttcatcccctactTTACACCTTTAGGCtatgtatattgaaaaataatatttgcgtAGCAATGCTTCATGGTAATTCCCTAGGAAAGGGCGTAAGTTGTCATGAAAACTTGTAATGTAGGCTGTGACGCACTAGTAAACTGGAACCAACAGTAAACAGTATCAGTAAATTGCTTcggtttacattattatttctgtGACATTCTGCAAAATAGAACAATGAATGCCGTGAAAATATTACACTGGGTATTTTTCTTGGTTATCCCCATTGGTTCATTTAATGTTGCtaggaaatgaaaatatctggcttgctttctataacagagagagagagagagacagatAGAGAAACATGCGACGCCGCACACCTTACAATAGCTtattatagcaaaaagtgtcgtgacaacttttcgtaagaattttttccgtctagccccctttcacaacgcgcgataaggaacttcgtttcaAAAAGAATTACTAATTTGTATTCTAACAAACTGTAacttcttaaatttttaaatacgacGTTTTTAAGACCTAAGACTACTTAGATCATTAGATATTTCCATGCGTTTAACGTCATCTTAGTCCCTTAGTACACAAGGCtacataaattttagttaCTAGGTTCAATATTTGCGTCGCGAGTATCGCGTAGTACGCGGTCCCTAAACACAATATTGAATCATAGACGCAAGTTGTCTGTTCGATCAGTACATATATAGCGACTAAcacgaatttataaaatgttaactatATGGATTTGCTCTGTCATGTTGAAAATCTGATTTCTTAGACTTTTGTCATGATGATCTCGACAAACAGTTAGCGAGCGACTGGCGTTAGCGACGAAAGAACAAAATGTCAAACACTCGACACTGGCCCAATCCGCTGAGGGAGAGCCATAATCAAGAAACTGAACTGAACTGAACAAAATGTCGACGGAAGTGTACCTGTTTACGAACCTATATGAGATTATGTTACTGAAGTCGCTTAGAGACTAAAGTCGAGTATCGATTATTTGCGTAGCCTTTTATTCTAAGGGTTTTAGTAACACGTCTTATCGAGAAGTACATTGAGGCTAAAAAGTACCGCTACTGTAGTCACAGTAAGTGTGCGTTCAAACAATAGCGCTACTGCACTGTCTACTGTTCTACCTTACTTGTATTAAGCGATCTTCGTGAGAAAATAGCATAATGTAAACTTATTAATGTTCAGTCTTCAATTCATCTTACTGTATAAGGAAAAGTTTTTGACGTCAAATAATACATTTCTATAGAAAAAAACGTATGTCAACATGTTATACGAGTATTAATACCACCCACCGGCTTTACCCACATACAACAAATGCATTGTAACTTTGTACGTATGTACATATACTGCACGAACAATTCTATGTTGATTAATTATACGGATGATTCTAGGTTCAAATAGATCATTCGAAATAAGGTTATTctggttttatataaaacatagcaaatatcaaatatttacaacatcTCTCTACAAATTAGTTTTGTTTGAAACGCTAACCGGTGTCAACtatgagaaataaataaaaaaggttgaCAACACATAATAATTGAATCATTACAAGGATGTTAGATTACATTAATTCGTGGCATTATCACGTACAAGTTAAAATCAAAGATCAACATCGACTTCAGGATTCATTTAGCGTGTAATACTTTAGTAAAATACTTCGTCAGCCATCGACCAAAGTGTGCAGTGTTTGCACAAATCCAGCCAGTTTGCTGACCAATTCGTACCTTGTTTTCCTACGTGCTGTGTATATAAGAACTGACGTGATGTAATAAATTCAGTATCAGAAGATCTGGTCAACAACTACACGTAAGTTCACATATACAAATTCAgctggtttttattttaataatgatttttaataaaatgacgaaaggaataaatttacatttattgttttttttattgctcaatattttttttggttaatatttactttccgctatattcaatttaataaaatagtagctGTACATCCATGACAATCTTTCCTCTAAATAAAGACAATGAAAGCGGAGGGGTCGGATGCACATTTATTGCACTTTCTCAGTCCACTTAGTAGCCTCATTTACTTAGAGTAATTCCTATATACATTAATGAAACATCTTTTGTATCTTTTTCAGCATGAAAACAGTTATCTTGCTTTGTACTCTAGCCGCTGCAGCGCTTGCCGCGCCTGCCGATACCTACAATTCAAAATACGACAACTTTGATGCTAACGAGCTCGTCGGTAACATGAGACTGCTCAGTAGTTTCGGACGTTGCTTCCTGGGCAAGGGTCCTTGCACGGCGGAGGGATCTGATTTCAAAAGTaagtttatgaaatatttacgtgcgatataaaatacataatccTTTCAGAAAAATGAGGTACAGTGATGTAAGGAAATAGCTCTTATTGTGTTAATAGTgccaaaaacattattattaatttttgagaGAAGATGAGAGAAAACAAAGCAATGAAACTAGACTAAAAtgcttctttttattttatttaatcatttatttgttgcgttttgttttatttatcgtgggtttctgtcACCAAAAtcattgtataaattatatattgtcatcaatgtcattatctttgacaaaacgaagataacaattaattttaaacggagattttggtctcagaagccCACGGTTAATCGACTAGATTTCCAAGTCTATTCTGAATTTGGTCGAATAATATAGACAGTTTAAACATGATATGgagatatatgtaaataaggaACCAagtgtttaatattatgtcactattgacaatatataaatacacgaAATATCCTTATTGTGCATTTAGCGTTTTAAACAAGGAAGCGGAACAcgctttaaatataaagaacaaTATATAATAGCCTGGACATGTAACTTTCGACTTTTATTAGCTGtgagttattttaataaagttgagCACAAAGTTCGTTTATTGGCACTGGAAGAACTCGAATAACAaagtgttctgttctgttcagTGTTGACTTCGATGTAGACTTGAGTCTTTTCTGTGTAggtaatattttcttgtttgttTGTTCATTTGTTGTTTCACTTCTGGCGTCGCATCTATATGTAGAAACTAGAATTTCTACTCCCCTCTCACTTTCTTCGAAAATAATAGAGACAACAGGCCAGTAAAAGTTGCATTAActgacttaattaaattttaaataattaattttttactagaaaCAATTCCCGAGGCTCTACGGACAACCTGCGCTAAATGCACTCCGAAACAAAGGGAACTCGTTAGAGTTGTGGTTCGTGGATTCCAGACCAAGTTGCCAGAGATCTGGGACGAGCTGGTCCAACAGCAGGACCCCAAAGGAGAGTACAAAGACGCCTTCAATCGCTTCCTCAACTCATCTGATTAAACTAAGCGATACCAAACCATTGATAGCTAAATTGTGATAAAATGTGCAAACATCACTGTTGTaccttgtttatatttaacaacgaatttctttttattttatcttaattaatgttattaaatttttttttaataattgttattttactagcattttatatacatttattaaatgttgccacaaaaaaattcttgaatataatatgtttaatggaaacaaaaacttaacaagaCATTgcatatagaaaaaaacaaacaataataattattaccacATCTTAACCTTTacgtgtaattaaatattacccACCTTGAGTTTTCATGGAGCTtcgatattattaatatacacTATATTTACAGTAGACCAGTTTTACAAACGCTTATTGACCtatttataaaccttaatattatttacttagaaTTCCAACTGcagtaaaatttgtattgatacacattgtcatccctttcacattctttaacaaaacagagacaacaatatgaaTTAACACAAGTTTCACTGCAGTCGAAGCTCACAACATTCAATGTTGTCAAGCAACTTTGTAATTGGGTATTATTAACTATAgcatattaataatacaaatgttaTACGACTCAACATTTACTGACtttaagtttgtaaaaatagttaataattatgtatcaCGTTTAAGTAAGACACAAATAAAAGCAGATATTTATATGACAAATCATCAAAAGTAGGCATTTGACGTTTAGGCAtttcaagtaaatttttactatatttagtaaagttaaaaaaccttaaaaaatctaatttcagGGACACTTCATTATACCTGATAGTATGTGTGGTCAAATATCTAtatcaaaaagttttttatgtttaagcAATCTCTAtgaattatatctttttttttttatattacaaggtggcaaacgagcaagcggccacatgaattcgccgaaatggcaaagcgactgctgcccatagacattcgcaattgcagatgcgttgcctaatctcaatcgacgaaggaggagacgcacaaaaagagaatatttaaccttcctatgcatctcctcctccatcaaatccaccttcccctcccatcctttccttataagaaaagggtgagaacagaaagaggactaagattaggcctccggcacaacactcatcagacgaaacgcggaattgcttctacttcacgcctatcttctgtgtggtcgtggtatttcaccgggcgagccggccaattcgtgcaactgatgttgttgttgctggcgtctagcactgttaagttaaataaagttttattatcacatcacattaaataaatacgagaAGTGCCAAAGGTACGAAAATACGTGATCACGGGCGCCTGTTCTTTAACTTGTATGACATTAACAATTTAGTGTTTTTGCTCATAGTTTTTTCAAAGGCGTTTGGAAAACTAtgacgaaaatatttttggcgTATAGTTCTAAACTGCTTTATGATGATTTTATTGTATCATGTtgccaatataataaatacatctatcatacaaaaaaaaatcacataaggattttttttattatgaattacaATCCTCACTTCCTTActtatccttactaatatatttatataatccttactaatatatttatataatccttactaatattataataaatgcgaaagtaactctgtctgtctgtctgtctcgctttcacgccaaaactactgaactcatttaaatgaaatttggtacacagatagtcgaaaaaggggttgaaagtgggggttaACGGTTGTATGGAaatatcgtcatttttatagtcagaaacttgaaacttatttttaaggctgctaatttaatataaaaataaataagacttttgaatttttttaaagttttacctTCAAGGCTGCAATATAAGTATAACAAAAGGGAATAGGGGattaaagtttgtatggaaatataaggaataatatgtttatgtgaatattttgtaagtttaacatatttgttgtaattttttatgagttcaagtaaaatacaacaaatttttacatccatacatcaaagcaaaaaaatgctacccgaagACGGTATAgctatagttattattataagctAACCGTTGCTTGCGCATTCGTCAGAATTCGCTTACATCATTCGTCAGAATTCGCATGTGGAAGgcattttaaaacttgatttttCGTTATAAGTGCACGAAATATAACCATATAATTGGGATATTatatacagacactccaattttactTATCTGTATAGATGGATCTCTGCATCTTCAAGTCAAGTCAAACACAAGTgctataatatgtatttcaacattgtcatttcatttcatttcattttgtcaTTTCAACAAGTCTGCTTCGCTGCTCTGCAGACTGAGAGCTAGCCCCAACTCCATCCTTGGCACCATAGCATGGAGATTTGACTCTTCGCTGTTACTAGGAATTGTTCGTAGATGCATTTCGAACAATAACCtagtaactaaataatttaaatatgaactgttttattttactaacatagtCGTAGGatctgttgttttattttctaccaACACTATATGGATGTAACTGGtccgaaataaaagttattttattttattttatttattttattgtataaaaacggAAAACATTATTGAATACCCACCTCCTTTTGTCAaccttttgtttaaaaaaacttttaagtatatttaaattcaaagcgtagtttttaaaactGATTTA
This DNA window, taken from Papilio machaon chromosome 16, ilPapMach1.1, whole genome shotgun sequence, encodes the following:
- the LOC106716632 gene encoding allergen Tha p 1, translated to MKTVILLCTLAAAALAAPADTYNSKYDNFDANELVGNMRLLSSFGRCFLGKGPCTAEGSDFKKTIPEALRTTCAKCTPKQRELVRVVVRGFQTKLPEIWDELVQQQDPKGEYKDAFNRFLNSSD